The Seriola aureovittata isolate HTS-2021-v1 ecotype China chromosome 2, ASM2101889v1, whole genome shotgun sequence genome has a segment encoding these proteins:
- the LOC130161522 gene encoding PAK4-inhibitor inka2-like, producing MRGKEMLCLRDSSDCLREHMQYMMRSLQDLKQLRRTCPAARRPLAPISTQLPELARHSAVARACQQRALQREQRTRLRISDASTASTYDSACCLASPLEEEEVEDDDSASQLGLSLRLGLGSPSSQKSLEFDSGYSEASWQDEAVVLRRTRNVRVSSSACLRTNRAPSGRIRPKSTSDACLERWTSFEVSDPEDWTNSLLTRGRNRQPLVLGDNSFADLIQNWMDLPDCPEPADLKPSSRRRLGRGFLVNMRRKLAGFSKSVEDRVRMRSTDSAHANRTANAPKRLSCPVVASQPKVPFFHQSHSGINELDSDFYHFAALMKSGSRQPIICKDIIGYI from the exons atgagaggaaaagaaatg CTTTGCCTACGCGACTCAAGCGACTGCTTACGGGAGCACATGCAGTACATGATGAGGTCCCTGCAAGACCTCAAACAACTGCGGAGGACCTGCCCTGCAGCCAGACGCCCCCTTGCCCCCATCAGCACCCAACTGCCAGAGTTAGCGCGCCACTCTGCAGTGGCACGTGCATGTCAGCAGCGAGCACTGCAAAGAGAACAGCGCACACGTCTGCGGATATCTGACGCCAGCACAGCCAGTACCTACGACTCTGCCTGCTGCCTGGCGAGtcctctggaggaggaggaggtggaggatgacGACTCAGCTAGTCAACTGGGCCTGAGCCTCAGACTGGGCCTGGGCTCTCCCAGCAGTCAGAAGAGTCTGGAGTTTGACTCAGGCTACTCTGAGGCGTCATGGCAGGATGAAGCTGTGGTTCTTAGGAGGACGAGGAATGTGCGCGTGTCCTCCTCAGCCTGCCTCCGTACAAACAGAGCACCGAGTGGACGCATCCGACCTAAATCCACCTCTGACGCCTGTCTAGAGAGGTGGACATCATTTGAGGTCAGCGACCCAGAGGACTGGACAAACTCTTTACTGACCAGGGGACGCAACCGCCAACCTCTGGTTCTGGGAGACAACAGCTTTGCAGACCTCATACAGAACTGGATGGACTTGCCAGATTGCCCTGAGCCCGCTGACCTGAAGCCGAGCTCGAGACGCAGACTGGGAAGAGGGTTCCTTGTCAACATGAGAAGGAAACTAGCTGGGTTTTCCAAGAGTGTAGAGGACAGAGTGAGGATGAGATCCACAGACTCTGCTCACGCTAACAGAACAGCAAATGCTCCAAAACGTCTGTCCTGCCCAGTTGTGGCATCGCAGCCCAAAGTCCCGTTTTTCCACCAATCACACTCAGGCATTAACGAGCTGGACTCAGACTTTTACCACTTCGCCGCCCTCATGAAGTCAGGCAGCCGACAGCCCATTATCTGCAAAGACATTATTGGCTACATCTGA